In Plasmodium reichenowi strain SY57 chromosome 5, whole genome shotgun sequence, the following proteins share a genomic window:
- a CDS encoding hypothetical protein (conserved Plasmodium protein, unknown function) produces MIDIKIEELRNSSEADHLEYGNLLDDKSIEFIVIKNKDLYIYTYDTQKKNIYLLYETKLNAPILKLVILKDIFLNKKKKYISGILLIYKNIHFIIYKYNKILNSLVIVLRHTFNREIKFSSLFYNLPCAINYIHKYDNFKYKKKKEKKKIYDVTNEKHLSKYGKSSLHDNRLCDMKVYRLKKKKKKIKLKLFTNKDKDKDKYKYKDKNKDKNKDKDKNKDKDKNKDKDKNKDKDKDKDKNKDKENNELSSNNKTTNVEDMIIEDDNFMNNLNNNVDEYKKELYFLNNYCLNFNKKKIIKTKRKKINFCEFSFTFSYNFKTLYTFFYTTKKKSIEETKENEKNGRVRKEVQTNYFSNDIYLDNISKIKLHQIYKHFVFIKKIFYHDNLANVVIQRDAINVGQRKIEELNLKLVTLRVEKEKFDIVELVNNIPNDMVDILKYKNIVICICYDYIYIINMISYKKVVYFFNKTSYINEIFDLMKDNCLFVDYTYFNINFRILNVHTKNNNIYLLNKKYIIHGHISKDLNDLIHLMRWNITYKFMSTIKTSTFFTFSKHLYFVYSYDGIGGVSDICIIRRKEQRKKNKNINKNEKNENNEKNEKNENINIYRKRKNTNTFSCAPTKRPKNEDIENKFMQNVNLNIVQEHSSSYYYNDDNNKNCVDITEKSNEIIPTNNDITQMENNNKKEKKKKNNNNKKEKNNNNNKKENKNNNNNKKENICTKLKYYKRNNNFLFDLLNYLNKNINVNEYTKELNNKKYDLLFQKYKKKIKILENHFSKINAHGNIEYSSPLFFMKKKKNNKIKNKIQDKNGKMNDHFNKVKDTVLNEEIIIQETQEKNKDNDNNDNNNDSNDDNNNNNNNNNNNNNNNNNNNNNNNNNNNNNNNNNNNNNNNNDNILFFSKVDKISFKGILIDIHKLYDHFSSIYKCIYISLIGKKKKSTINKVFFELPLVLKLDIEFLQCYIKNIHCTQIQDQKMREKEYRNYYRRNNRKYKDTPIQYILLNLTQEDCNNKKIELNDISKMKKLKNYPMEKVLCNKKNDYLKDDEQNRHILLCINNMIFLKTKRANQYFALYENNKLKRNLFLRQFNERISMLYKYDNNENLNHDDNPIEYQNNSDLFINNVNDVMYSDDEAIEDKESIEHDEDCYNNSLCLLKEKDNEYVIDDTKRRDDNINFMDFNTNRFNNLSRDNYFCSEKIMYMIRNNSNIINMNMKTNDIYEEIHLTNTLMTIEKYLLFFKKTNLNYFNNKDVTFYLKKIYFPYIIYEHDNSIICNQKYNSMDKKDMETRHKNVQNIEKGINYNEQIKDDISKYYEEDKNFVNKLCFYFSYKRIRKENQYIYDEMKSTQYYIQKKVLHFFIEEKKENIKTHINLIDTTIAFLNYKNIILVQVCKYEINILYYKNTYILIKKILINDYPVKSCELIENYLIILYENYNCSIYILNKNVIKECINIINKIIFLYNICTIHCLIYENKKEQINIYNFIKFLKEKNILSTKKMSSHKCYNNMNTYNVIHNLKKINSDELYYNFYDLYKIFQIKNLSMLYDFIKSKHIHIDNIFQIYIPNIKNIDCLSTLYHNKRHLYLSFLSNTNNKTFNILDIKKKKIIFKSNYIMGVPKYIYNTIKKNKNKNKNKKTKKCDGDQEQHVDNNNNNNNNIKEDNNKKFNYNDKSFINYLNAEKIINVLFFKLNKDYFLIIFLTGRPILIYKSFFSLNKKNNNNLFSSLKFKIIVHKFIQPLVSNIMYLPRNTNSISNNKIYDDNIYNGSYILLDEHNFKDPTNKKNNNNNNKKKINNNNKNNNNKKKNNVYYNCLVVYPYIDINKITTNISHDKNVSKELFEKDIMNNYYINYPILFLSNYKGKLYIHPLNKETLQQSYHNNKEQKEPNKSNNNYIIHYAHNNILYNTRDIYGHIKGLHKIDHNEFISFSNNKFQIFNINDSKYNCVIPKSTQVNIRSDFFLTSTITNEQSNESNNNNNNNNNGNKHNYSNNIHLNNPYDDTHLGHINSYCNPNHISIQNDIIFFSKGSNLINLSFNDSFSAKKILSYPYIHKMCISKDDYVLKKARKGGRGCYINKKKCIKEMDEVNEVNEANKMNETNEANKMNEMDEVNEANETNKMNKTNETNKMNDNYKNSCDNDEYVNKKNGYNSSYNFPYHVTFGKVLAVVVRIKYDEYYCLKKLLKKRINLQKDEIKNNTLYENEEIQCIPNIYLDDCINNQYTHQIKRFLPVHTEHTTNNLKNDHILRTNNKLIQSVQTYTKYYKLLLFHENSKHVYGYYIFEHSEEIQCVSFGYLNNKEYIYISSGININERIETQGNIYILDFSNIFFKFNKNHLDSYFNSSRNVDSFGKSLDAHQKNNENDDVMKQIGINKSETNNYHLNNDVNVNVDVDVDVNHISEANQNQDLLHTDNSDNNKTETTKKGKLLVYMKKTYNNCVSQILPFYVHTDNYNSNIMYGGRNFKNPTKNEGKEYFLNNEDKYNLDKNNTYWNDMNDYNNNCYSNILHCINSKIYIHEVNDNDFTKGAFLDNNFYISDIKIMKNFIIIADLFKGIFINMYNYEEQYDSRSIISISKNFYSNNLNILCCHYIIFNSFISIIAMDVYNNFIVFSYKNYQDIDNLYIFNYFNFNRRIVKFINALNKQDNSNIALSLSNDGSVHLFHPLNHKRFLFFKEIYNITKKYIFPNLAVNVHTHLKPDFFIQSIVLNLYKKTDSYLVKNILFDDLLRQLPFYSSEVLYELFYEKSNLLQHITIGEFLNELYVLSLN; encoded by the exons ATGATAGACATTAAGATCGAAGAACTAAGGAATTCAAGTGAAGCAGATCATTTGGAATATGGTAACTTATTAGATGATAAAAGTATCGAGTTTATAGttataaagaataaagatttatatatttatacatatgatacccaaaagaagaatatatatttgttatatgAGACCAAATTAAATGCTCCTATTTTAAAATTAgttattttaaaagatatatttttaaataaaaaaaaaaaatatataagtgGAATACTTTtgatttataaaaatatacattttataatttataaatataataaaattttaaatagCTTAGTAATAGTATTGAGACATACATTTAATAgagaaataaaattttcatcgttattttataatttacCATGTGCGattaattatattcataaatatgataattttaaatataagaaaaaaaaagaaaaaaaaaaaatatatgatgtAACTAATGAGAAGCATTTAAGTAAATATGGAAAATCGAGTCTTCATGATAATCGACTTTGTGATATGAAAGTATATAggttaaaaaaaaagaaaaaaaaaattaaattaaagTTATTTACtaataaagataaagataaagataaatataaatataaagataaaaataaagataaaaataaagataaagataaaaataaagataaagataaaaataaagataaagataaaaataaagataaagataaagataaagataaaaataaagataaagaGAATAACGAATTAtcatcaaataataaaaccACAAATGTTGAAGATATGATAATAGAGGATGATAATTTTATGAACAacttaaataataatgttgaTGAATACAAAAAggaattatattttttaaataattattgtttaaattttaataaaaaaaaaattataaagaccaaaagaaaaaaaattaatttttgtgAATTTTCCTTTAcattttcttataattttaaaacCTTATATACGTTCTTTTatacaacaaaaaaaaaaagtatagaagaaacaaaagaaaatgaaaaaaatggtAGGGTTAGGAAGGAAGTCCAAACGAATTATTTTTCGAATGATATATACCTTGATAATATAAGTAAAATTAAGTTACACCAGATATACAaacattttgtttttataaaaaaaatattttatcatgACAATTTGGCTAACGTAGTTATTCAGAGGGACGCG ATTAATGTTGGTCAGAGAAAAATAGAAGAGTTAAATTTAAAGCTTGTGACTTTAAGAgttgaaaaagaaaagttTGATATTGTCGAATtagtaaataatataccTAACGATATGGtggatatattaaaatataagaacattgttatatgtatatgttatgattatatatatataataaatatgataagCTATAAGAAAgttgtttatttttttaataagactagttatataaatgaaatatttgATTTAATGAAAGACAATTGTTTATTTGTGGATTATacttattttaatataaattttagaattttaaatgttcatacaaaaaataataatatatatttattaaataaaaaatatataatacatgGTCATATATCTAAAGATCTTAATGATTTAATACATTTAATGCGGTGgaatataacatataaatttatgtCAACAATAAAAACGTCAACgttttttactttttcaaaacatttatattttgtgtATTCCTATGATGGGATAGGCGGTGTGTCGGATATATGTATCATACGAAGAAAAGAAcagagaaaaaaaaataaaaatattaataaaaatgaaaaaaatgaaaataatgaaaaaaatgaaaaaaatgaaaatattaatatttatagaaAGAGAAAAAATACCAACACCTTTTCGTGTGCACCTACGAAAAGACCTAAAAATGAggatatagaaaataaatttatgCAAAATGTAAATCTTAACATTGTTCAAGAGCACTCttcttcttattattataatgatgataataataaaaattgtgTAGACATTACAGAAAAATCAAACGAGATAATTCCCacaaataatgatataactcaaatggaaaataataataaaaaggaaaaaaaaaaaaaaaataataataataaaaaggaaaaaaataataataataataaaaaggaaaacaaaaataataataataataaaaaggaaaatatttGTACCAAGTTAAAgtattataaaagaaataataatttcctttttgatttattaaattatttaaataaaaatataaacgTCAATGAATATACAAAGGAActgaataataaaaaatatgatttgttatttcaaaaatataaaaaaaaaataaaaattttagaAAATCATTTTTCAAAGATTAATGCTCATGGGAATATAGAATATTCCTCtcctttattttttatgaaaaaaaaaaaaaataataaaataaaaaataaaatacaagATAAAAATGGCAAAATGAATGatcattttaataaagTTAAAGATACTGTTTTGaatgaagaaataataatacaagAGACGCAAGAGAAAAATAAggataatgataataatgataataataatgatagtaatgatgataataataataacaacaacaacaataataataataataataacaacaacaataataataataataacaacaacaacaataataataataataacaacaacaataataataataataataatgataatattttatttttttcaaagGTTGATAAAATATCATTCAAAGGAATATTGATAGATATACATAAACTATATGATCATTTTTCAtccatatataaatgtatatatatatctcTTATAggaaagaagaaaaagagTACTATTAATAAAGTGTTTTTTGAATTACCCCTTGTTCTTAAATTAGATATAGAATTCTTACaatgttatataaagaatatacaCTGTACACAAATACAAGATCAAAAAATGCGTGAGAAGGAATACAGAAATTATTATAGAAGAAATAATCGTAAATATAAAGACACACCCATTCAATATATTCTATTAAATTTAACACAAGAAgattgtaataataaaaaaatagaattaaatgatatatctaaaatgaagaaattaaaaaattatccTATGGAGAAAGTTCtatgtaataaaaagaatgattatttaaaagatgATGAACAGAATAGACATATcttattatgtataaataatatgatttttttaaaaacgAAAAGAGCAAATCAATATTTTGctttatatgaaaataataaattaaaaagaaatctttttttaagaCAATTTAATGAAAGGATAAGTATgctttataaatatgataataatgagaATCTTAATCATGACGATAATCCTATTGAGTATCAAAATAATTCtgatttatttataaataatgtaaatgaTGTGATGTATTCAGATGATGAAGCTATTGAAGATAAAGAAAGTATAGAACATGATGAAGATTGTTACAATAATTCTTTATGTTTgttaaaagaaaaagataatgAATATGTTATAGATGATACCAAAAGGAgagatgataatattaattttatggATTTTAATACAAATCGTTTTAATAATCTTAGTAGAgataattatttttgttcagagaaaattatgtacatgataagaaataattcaaatattataaatatgaatatgaaaactaacgatatatatgaagaaataCATTTAACAAATACATTGATGActattgaaaaatatttattattttttaaaaaaaccaatttaaattattttaataataaagatgttacgttttatttaaagaagatatattttccatatataatatatgaacatgataatagtattatatgtaaccaaaaatataattctatggataaaaaagatatgGAGACAAGACATAAAAATGTACAAAATATCGAAAAAGGTATTAACTATaatgaacaaataaaagatgatatatctaaatattatgaggaagataaaaattttgttaacaaattatgtttttatttctcttataaaagaataagaaaagaaaatcaatatatttatgatgaaatgaaaagtacacaatattatatacaaaaaaaagtgttacatttttttatagaagaaaaaaaagaaaatataaaaacacatataaatttaatagaCACAACTATAgcttttttaaattataaaaatattatcttAGTACAAGTATGTAAATATGAAatcaatattttatattataagaatacatatatcttgatcaaaaaaattcttATTAATGATTATCCTGTTAAAAGTTGTGAATTAAtagaaaattatttaattatattatatgaaaattataattgttctatatatatattaaataaaaatgttataaaagaatgtataaatataattaataaaataatctttttatataatatatgtactatacattgtttaatatatgaaaataaaaaagaacaaataaatatatataactttattaaatttttaaaagaaaaaaatattttatctacaaaaaaaatgtcATCACACaaatgttataataatatgaatacatataatgtaatacataatttaaaaaaaattaatagtgatgaattatattataatttttatgatttatataaaatatttcaaataaaaaatttatccatgttatatgattttataaaaagtaaaCACATTcatatagataatatatttcaaatcTATATTCctaatattaaaaatattgattGCTTATCAAcattatatcataataaaagacatttatatttatctttcTTGTCGAacacaaataataaaacatttaatattttggatattaaaaagaaaaaaattatttttaaaagtaACTATATCATGGGGGTTccaaaatatatatataatacaataaagaaaaataaaaataaaaataaaaataaaaaaacaaaaaaatgtgACGGTGACCAGGAACAGCAtgttgataataataataataataataataatataaaagaagataataacaaaaaatttaattataatgataaatcatttataaattatttgaatgcagaaaaaattattaatgttctattttttaaattaaataaagactattttttaatcatttttttaacagGTAGAccaatattaatatataaatcgTTTTTTTCTctaaacaaaaaaaataataataatttattttctagTCTCAAATTTAAAATCATTGTTCATAAATTTATTCAACCTTTGGTAagtaatattatgtatCTTCCAAGAAATACAAATTCtattagtaataataaaatatatgatgataatatttacaatGGTTCATATATACTTTTGGATGAGCATAATTTTAAAGACCctacaaataaaaaaaataataataataataataaaaaaaaaataaataataataataaaaataataataataaaaaaaaaaataatgtttattataattgCCTTGTTGTGTACCcatatatagatataaacaaaattacaacaaatataagtcatgataaaaatgtatcgaaagaattatttgaaaaagatataatgaacaattattatattaattatcCCATATTGTTCTTATCTAATTATAAGGggaaattatatatacaccctttaaataaagaaacACTACAACAAAgttatcataataataaagaacaGAAAGAACCAAATAAAAGcaataataattacattATACATTATgcacataataatatattatataataccAGAGATATTTATGGACATATAAAAGGTTTACACAAAATAGATCACAATGAATTTATAAGCTTCTCAAATAACAAATTtcaaatttttaatataaatgattcTAAATATAATTGTGTTATACCTAAATCCACACAAGTTAATATTAGATCTGATTTTTTTCTTACGTCCACTATAACAAATGAACAATCTAATGAAagcaataataataataataataataataatggaaataaacataattatagtaataatatcCATTTGAATAATCCATATGATGATACACACCTTGGACATATTAACTCTTATTGTAATCCAAATCATATCAGCAtacaaaatgatataatattcttttcaAAAGGTTCCAACTTAATAAATCTCTCTTTTAATGATTCTTTCTCGGCAAAAAAAATTCTGTCATACCcttatattcataaaatgTGCATATCGAAAGATGATTATGTTTTGAAGAAAGCACGAAAAGGTGGAAGAGGCTGTTACatcaacaaaaaaaaatgtattaagGAAATGGATGAAGTGAATGAAGTGAATGAAGCGaataaaatgaatgaaACGAATGAAGCGaataaaatgaatgaaATGGATGAAGTGAATGAAGCGAATGAGACgaataaaatgaataaaacGAATGAAACGAATAAAATgaatgataattataaaaatagttGTGATAATGACgaatatgtaaataaaaagaatggttataattcttcatataattttccaTATCATGTAACATTTGGAAAGGTGCTAGCAGTTGTTGttagaataaaatatgatgaatattattgcttaaagaaattattaaaaaaaagaattaacCTACAGAAagatgaaataaaaaataataccttatatgaaaatgaagaaatacAATGTATaccaaatatatatcttgATGATTGCATTAATAATCAGTATACACatcaaataaaaagatTTTTACCTGTTCATACAGAACATACAACAAACAATTTGAAAAATGATCATATATTAagaacaaataataaactTATTCAATCTGTTCAAacatatacaaaatattataaattattattattccaCGAAAATAGTAAACATGTATATggttattatatttttgaacACAGTGAAGAAATTCAATGTGTCTCTTTTGGATACCTTAATAATAaggaatatatttatataagcAGTGGAATCAATATTAACGAAAGAATAGAAACACaaggaaatatatatatacttgattttagtaatatattctttaaatttaataaaaatcatTTAGACTCATATTTTAACTCTTCTCGTAATGTTGATAGCTTTGGAAAATCGCTAGATGCTCATCAGAAAAATAACGAAAATGATGATGTAATGAAACAAATAGGAATTAACAAATCCGAAacaaataattatcatcTTAATAATGACGTTAACGTTAACGTTGACGTTGACGTTGATGTGAACCATATAAGTGAGGCCAATCAAAATCAAGATTTATTACATACAGATAATTcagataataataaaaccGAAACCACAAAGAAAGGAAAACTACTGGTTTACAtgaaaaaaacatataacAACTGTGTATCTCAAATTCTCCCATTTTATGTTCACAcagataattataatagtaatattatGTACGGAGGGagaaattttaaaaatcctacaaaaaatgaaggaaaggaatattttctaaataatgaagataaatataatcttgataaaaataatacatattgGAATGATATGAATGATTACAATAATAACTGTTATAGTAATATTCTTCATTGTATTAATTCCAAGATTTATATACATGAAGTAAACGATAACGATTTTACTAAAGGTGCTTTTcttgataataatttttatattagtgatattaaaataatgaaaaattttattattattgctgatttatttaaagggatttttataaatatgtataattatgaaGAACAATATGATAGTCGAAGTATTATTTCCATATCcaaaaatttttatagtaacaatttaaatatattatgttgtcattatattatattcaacTCTTTTATATCAATTATTGCTATGGATGTTTATAACAACTTTATTGTTTTCTCATATAAAAACTATCAAGATATTGATAATCTCTATATATtcaattattttaattttaatagAAGAATTGTTAAATTTATTAACGCTTTAAATAAACAAGATAACTCAAACATTGCTCTGTCCTTATCCAACGATGGTAGTGTACATTTATTTCATCCATTAAACCATAAACgttttcttttctttaaagaaatatataatattacaaagAAATATATCTTTCCAAATTTAGCTGTAAATGTCCATACTCATCTAAAACCAGACTTTTTCATCCAATCCATTGTCTTAAATTTGTACAAAAAAACGGATAGCTATTTGgtgaaaaatattttatttgatgACTTGTTAag ACAACTTCCGTTTTACTCTAGCGAAGTGCTATACGAGTTATTTTATGAGAAGTCCAACTTGCTTCAGCATATAACCATA GGCGAGTTTTTAAATGAGCTCTATGTATTGAGCCTAAATTAA
- a CDS encoding purine nucleoside phosphorylase, putative gives MDNVLRHLKISKEQITPVVLVVGDPGRVDKIKVVCDSYVDLAYNREYKSVECHYKGQKFLCVSHGVGSAGCAVCFEELCQNGAKVIIRAGSCGSLQPDLIKRGDICICNAAVREDRVSHLLIHGDFPAVGDFDVYDTLNKCAQELNVPVFNGISVSSDMYYPNKIIPSRLEDYSKANAAVVEMELATLMVIGTLRKVKTGGILIVDGCPFKWDEGDFDNNLVPHQLENMIKIALGACAKLATKYA, from the coding sequence atggATAATGTTTTACgacatttaaaaataagCAAGGAACAAATAACACCAGTTGTTTTAGTTGTAGGAGATCCAGGAAGAGTCGACAAGATAAAAGTGGTATGTGATTCATATGTTGATTTAGCATACAACAGAGAATACAAAAGTGTAGAATGTCATTATAAGGGTCAGAAATTTTTATGTGTTAGTCACGGTGTAGGTTCAGCAGGATGTGCTGTATGTTTTGAAGAATTATGTCAAAATGGAGCTAAAGTAATTATTCGTGCAGGTTCATGTGGATCTCTTCAACCagatttaataaaaagaggtgatatatgtatatgtaatGCAGCTGTTAGGGAAGATAGAGTTTCtcatttattaattcatGGAGATTTCCCAGCAGTTGGTGATTTTGATGTTTATGATACTTTAAATAAATGTGCACAAGAATTGAACGTTCCAGTTTTTAATGGTATCAGTGTTTCATCAGATATGTATTATCCCAATAAAATTATTCCTTCAAGATTAGAAGATTATTCTAAAGCTAATGCTGCTGTTGTTGAAATGGAACTAGCTACTCTTATGGTTATTGGAACCTTAAGAAAAGTTAAAACAGGTGGTATTCTTATTGTTGATGGATGTCCATTCAAATGGGACGAAGGTGATTTCGACAACAATTTAGTTCCTCACCAATTAGAAAATATGATTAAAATAGCCTTAGGAGCATGTGCAAAATTAGCAACCAAATATGCctaa
- a CDS encoding GTP-binding protein, putative produces MINISKRVFIKNETSTKVIPYLAKPFLNINFLNNEENPFWLGDEYIKKSNIIFNSKIIAHPVYVAQTIHKYKPSNIPQIAIFGRSNVGKSSLINALLNYREVSQASNTPGRTRHLFIFNLLNYLSIVDLPGYGYAKVSKELRNNWSILIEEYLNRAKNLKRALCLIESTESFSTYDFILLDMLITKNIPFQIIITKIDKLKVNELHNLMIKILSVIDNYKKKVKVYNDNKHKNKNYNNVNYEICDFNINEYIHNVSSLKYFGIQELRANISLIALDNMSSKNKKQK; encoded by the exons TAAACCATTTCTAAacattaattttttaaataatgaagaaaatcCATTTTGGCTAGGAGACgaatat AttaaaaaatcaaatataatttttaattctaAAATTATTGCACATCCTGTGTATGTAGCTCAAACaattcataaatataaaccATCAAATATTCCTCAA ATAGCTATATTTGGTCGTTCAAATGTGGGGAAATCCAGTTTAATAAATGCATTGTTGAATTATCGAGAAGTTTCACAGGCATCCAATACACca GGAAGAACTCgacatttatttattttcaatttattaaattatttatctATTGTGGATTTACCTGGATATGGATATGCAAAAGTATCAAAGGAATTACGAAATAACTGGTCTATATTAATTgaagaatatttaaatagAGCAAAGAACTTAAAACGTGCTTTGTGTTTAATTGAGTCCACCGAATCCTTTAGTACTtatgattttattttattagatatgctaataacaaaaaatataccaTTCCAAATTATCATAACTAAAATTGACAAACTCAAG GTGAATGAATTGCATAACTTAATGATCAAGATCCTTTCTGTTattgataattataaaaagaaagtaAAAGTATACAATGATAATAAACATAAGAATAAGAACtataataatgtgaatTACGAAATATGTGactttaatataaatgaatatatacataatgTTTCAagtttaaaatattttggAATTCAGGAATTACGAGCGAACATTAGTTTAATAGCGTTGGATAATATGAGTtccaaaaataaaaaacaaaaatga